In Apus apus isolate bApuApu2 chromosome 5, bApuApu2.pri.cur, whole genome shotgun sequence, the following are encoded in one genomic region:
- the AREL1 gene encoding apoptosis-resistant E3 ubiquitin protein ligase 1 isoform X1: MFYIIGGITVSVVAFFFTIKFLFELAARIVSFLQHEDRERRGERTIYDYVRGNYLDPRSCKISWDWKDPYEVGHSMAFRVHLFYKNGQPFPAHRPVGLRVHICHVELAIDIPVTQEVLQEPNSNVVKVAFTVRRAGRYEITVKLGGLNVAYSPYYKVFQPGMVVPSKTKIVCHFSTLVLTCGQQHTLQIVPRDEYDNPTSNSVSLIDEHNYSLSIHELGPQEEESSDVVFEKSVVSNRQTCEVFFRLTLHSRGCFHACISYQNQPISNGDFDIIVLSENEKNIVERNVSTSGVSIYFEAYLYDAPSYTNTQWQLPPMHLSSSQRRPSTATEDEEEDFPSDSQTPEKVKKPKKVYCYVSPKQFSVKEFYLKIIPWRLFTFRVCPGTKFSYLGPDPVHKLLTLVVDDGIQPPVELSCKERNILAATFIRSLHKNIGGSETFQDKVNFFQRELRQVHMKRPHSKVTLKVSRHCLLESSFKATRNFSVSDWSKNFEVIFQDEEALDWGGPRREWFELICKALFDTTNQLFTRFSDNNQALVHPNPGRPTYLRLKLYEFAGRLVGKCLYESSLGGAYKQLVRARFTRSFLAQIIGLRMHYKYFETDDPEFYKSKVCFILNNDVSEMDLVFAEEKYSKTGQLEKVVELVTGGAQVPVTNENKILYLNLLAQYRLANQVREEVDHFLKGLNELVPENLLAIFDENELELLMCGTGDISVCDFKAHAVVVGGSWHFREKVMRWFWTVVSSFTQEELARLLQFTTGSSQLPPGGFAALCPSFQIIAAPTHSTLPTAHTCFNQLCLPTYDSYEEVHKMLQLAISEGCEGFGML, encoded by the exons ATGTTTTACATTATTG gTGGGATCACGGTATCTGTGGTAGCTTTCTTCTTCACCATTAAGTTCCTCTTTGAGCTTGCCGCACGTATAGTCAGCTTCCTTCAGCATGAGGACCGGGAGCGCCGAGGGGAGCGAACTATCTATGACTACGTGCGAGGCAACTACCTGGATCCCCGGTCCTGCAAAATCTCCTGGGATTGGAAGGACCCCTATGAGGTGGGCCATAGCATGGCCTTCCGAGTGCAT TTATTCTATAAAAATGGGCAACCCTTCCCTGCTCACCGGCCTGTGGGGCTGCGAGTTCACATCTGCCATGTGGAGCTAGCAATTGATATTCCTGTAACCCAGGAAGTTCTTCAGGAGCCTAATTCCAATGTGGTGAAAGTGGCCTTCACTGTGCGCAGGGCTGGGAGATATGAGATCACTGTAAAACTCGGTGGCTTGAATGTTGCCTACAGCCCCTACTACAAGGTGTTCCAGCCAG GGATGGTGGTTCCCTCCAAAACCAAAATTGTCTGTCATTTCTCCACTCTGGTGCTGACATGTGGGCAGCAGCACACTCTGCAGATAGTTCCCAGAGATGAGTATGACAATCCCACCAGCAATTCTGTGTCCCTGATAGATGAGCACAATTACAGCCTCTCCATCCATGAG ctGGGTCCTCAAGAAGAAGAGAGCTCTGACGTTGTGTTTGAAAAGTCTGTGGTGTCCAATCGGCAGACTTGCGAAGTGTTCTTCCGACTCACTTTGCACTCTCGGGGGTGTTTCCACGCTTGCATCTCCTACCAGAACCAGCCCATAAGCAATGGTGATTTTGACATCATTGTTCTAAGTG AGAATGAAAAGAACATTGTAGAACGCAATGTATCCACCTCAGGTGTCAGTATTTACTTTGAAGCCTACCTTTATGATGCTCCTAGTTATACCAACACTCAGTGGCAACTTCCACCAATGCACCTGAGCTCCTCCCAGCGCCGTCCTTCTACTGCAACtgaggatgaagaggaagatTTTCCCTCTGACAGCCAAACCCCTGAGAAAGTCAAGAAACCTAAAAAAGTGTACTGCTATGTGTCACCTAAG CAATTCTCCGTGAAAGAATTCTACCTGAAGATCATTCCATGGCGCCTTTTCACCTTTAGAGTATGTCCTGGCACAAAG TTTTCGTACCTTGGTCCTGACCCTGTGCACAAATTACTGACACTGGTGGTGGATGATGGGATCCAGCCCCCTGTGGAGCTCAGCTGCAAGGAGAGGAACATCTTGGCAGCCACTTTCATTCGCTCTCTGCATAAAAACATAG GAGGCTCGGAGACCTTCCAGGACAAAGTGAACTTCTTTCAGCGAGAGCTACGTCAGGTGCATATGAAAAGACCTCACTCAAAGGTCACACTGAAGGTCAGCCGTCACTGCCTGCTGGAGTCG tcttttAAAGCAACACggaatttttctgtttctgactGGAGCAAAAactttgaagttatttttcaggATGAAGAAG CTTTGGACTGGGGAGGTCCACGCAGAGAGTGGTTTGAGCTCATCTGTAAGGCATTATTTGATACCACCAATCAACTCTTTACCCGCTTCAGTGATAACAACCAGGCCTTG GTGCATCCAAATCCAGGACGTCCCACATATTTACGACTCAAACTGTATGAATTTGCAGGCCGCTTAGTAGGGAAGTGTCTTTATGAATCATCTCTGGGAGGTGCTTACAAGCAACTGGTTCGAGCTCGCTTCACCCGATCCTTCCTGGCTCAGATCATAGGACTTCGTATGCACTACAAG TATTTTGAAACAGATGACCCAGAATTCTATAAATCCAAAGTTTGTTTCATACTGAACAATGATGTGAGTGAGATGGATCTGGTCTTCGCTGAAGAGAAGTACAGCAAAACAGGACAGCTGGAGAAG GTTGTGGaactggtgacaggaggggCTCAAGTACCAGTGACCAATGAGAACAAAATCTTGTATCTAAATCTGCTTGCACAGTACAGGCTGGCCAATCAGGTTAGAGAAGAGGTGGATCACTTCCTGAAAG GTCTTAACGAGTTAGTTCCTGAGAACCTTCTGGCTATTTTTGATGAGAATGAGCTTGAG TTGCTTATGTGTGGTACTGGAGATATCAGTGTCTGTGACTTCAAGGCACACGCTGTAGTGGTAGGAGGATCTTGGCACTTCCGGGAGAAG GTCATGAGGTGGTTCTGGACCGTGGTCTCCAGTTTCACACAGGAAGAGCTGGCCAGGCTCCTTCAATTCACAACTGGCTcctcccagctgcccccaggagGGTTTGCTGCACTCTGTCCATCTTTCCAGATCATCGCAGCTCCAACTCACAGCACTTTGCCAACAGCCCACACTTG ttttaacCAGCTGTGCCTCCCTACTTATGACTCCTATGAAGAAGTGCACAAGATGCTGCAGCTAGCTATCAGTGAGGGCTGTGAGGGCTTTGGCATGCTGTGA
- the AREL1 gene encoding apoptosis-resistant E3 ubiquitin protein ligase 1 isoform X2, whose product MFYIIGGITVSVVAFFFTIKFLFELAARIVSFLQHEDRERRGERTIYDYVRGNYLDPRSCKISWDWKDPYELFYKNGQPFPAHRPVGLRVHICHVELAIDIPVTQEVLQEPNSNVVKVAFTVRRAGRYEITVKLGGLNVAYSPYYKVFQPGMVVPSKTKIVCHFSTLVLTCGQQHTLQIVPRDEYDNPTSNSVSLIDEHNYSLSIHELGPQEEESSDVVFEKSVVSNRQTCEVFFRLTLHSRGCFHACISYQNQPISNGDFDIIVLSENEKNIVERNVSTSGVSIYFEAYLYDAPSYTNTQWQLPPMHLSSSQRRPSTATEDEEEDFPSDSQTPEKVKKPKKVYCYVSPKQFSVKEFYLKIIPWRLFTFRVCPGTKFSYLGPDPVHKLLTLVVDDGIQPPVELSCKERNILAATFIRSLHKNIGGSETFQDKVNFFQRELRQVHMKRPHSKVTLKVSRHCLLESSFKATRNFSVSDWSKNFEVIFQDEEALDWGGPRREWFELICKALFDTTNQLFTRFSDNNQALVHPNPGRPTYLRLKLYEFAGRLVGKCLYESSLGGAYKQLVRARFTRSFLAQIIGLRMHYKYFETDDPEFYKSKVCFILNNDVSEMDLVFAEEKYSKTGQLEKVVELVTGGAQVPVTNENKILYLNLLAQYRLANQVREEVDHFLKGLNELVPENLLAIFDENELELLMCGTGDISVCDFKAHAVVVGGSWHFREKVMRWFWTVVSSFTQEELARLLQFTTGSSQLPPGGFAALCPSFQIIAAPTHSTLPTAHTCFNQLCLPTYDSYEEVHKMLQLAISEGCEGFGML is encoded by the exons ATGTTTTACATTATTG gTGGGATCACGGTATCTGTGGTAGCTTTCTTCTTCACCATTAAGTTCCTCTTTGAGCTTGCCGCACGTATAGTCAGCTTCCTTCAGCATGAGGACCGGGAGCGCCGAGGGGAGCGAACTATCTATGACTACGTGCGAGGCAACTACCTGGATCCCCGGTCCTGCAAAATCTCCTGGGATTGGAAGGACCCCTATGAG TTATTCTATAAAAATGGGCAACCCTTCCCTGCTCACCGGCCTGTGGGGCTGCGAGTTCACATCTGCCATGTGGAGCTAGCAATTGATATTCCTGTAACCCAGGAAGTTCTTCAGGAGCCTAATTCCAATGTGGTGAAAGTGGCCTTCACTGTGCGCAGGGCTGGGAGATATGAGATCACTGTAAAACTCGGTGGCTTGAATGTTGCCTACAGCCCCTACTACAAGGTGTTCCAGCCAG GGATGGTGGTTCCCTCCAAAACCAAAATTGTCTGTCATTTCTCCACTCTGGTGCTGACATGTGGGCAGCAGCACACTCTGCAGATAGTTCCCAGAGATGAGTATGACAATCCCACCAGCAATTCTGTGTCCCTGATAGATGAGCACAATTACAGCCTCTCCATCCATGAG ctGGGTCCTCAAGAAGAAGAGAGCTCTGACGTTGTGTTTGAAAAGTCTGTGGTGTCCAATCGGCAGACTTGCGAAGTGTTCTTCCGACTCACTTTGCACTCTCGGGGGTGTTTCCACGCTTGCATCTCCTACCAGAACCAGCCCATAAGCAATGGTGATTTTGACATCATTGTTCTAAGTG AGAATGAAAAGAACATTGTAGAACGCAATGTATCCACCTCAGGTGTCAGTATTTACTTTGAAGCCTACCTTTATGATGCTCCTAGTTATACCAACACTCAGTGGCAACTTCCACCAATGCACCTGAGCTCCTCCCAGCGCCGTCCTTCTACTGCAACtgaggatgaagaggaagatTTTCCCTCTGACAGCCAAACCCCTGAGAAAGTCAAGAAACCTAAAAAAGTGTACTGCTATGTGTCACCTAAG CAATTCTCCGTGAAAGAATTCTACCTGAAGATCATTCCATGGCGCCTTTTCACCTTTAGAGTATGTCCTGGCACAAAG TTTTCGTACCTTGGTCCTGACCCTGTGCACAAATTACTGACACTGGTGGTGGATGATGGGATCCAGCCCCCTGTGGAGCTCAGCTGCAAGGAGAGGAACATCTTGGCAGCCACTTTCATTCGCTCTCTGCATAAAAACATAG GAGGCTCGGAGACCTTCCAGGACAAAGTGAACTTCTTTCAGCGAGAGCTACGTCAGGTGCATATGAAAAGACCTCACTCAAAGGTCACACTGAAGGTCAGCCGTCACTGCCTGCTGGAGTCG tcttttAAAGCAACACggaatttttctgtttctgactGGAGCAAAAactttgaagttatttttcaggATGAAGAAG CTTTGGACTGGGGAGGTCCACGCAGAGAGTGGTTTGAGCTCATCTGTAAGGCATTATTTGATACCACCAATCAACTCTTTACCCGCTTCAGTGATAACAACCAGGCCTTG GTGCATCCAAATCCAGGACGTCCCACATATTTACGACTCAAACTGTATGAATTTGCAGGCCGCTTAGTAGGGAAGTGTCTTTATGAATCATCTCTGGGAGGTGCTTACAAGCAACTGGTTCGAGCTCGCTTCACCCGATCCTTCCTGGCTCAGATCATAGGACTTCGTATGCACTACAAG TATTTTGAAACAGATGACCCAGAATTCTATAAATCCAAAGTTTGTTTCATACTGAACAATGATGTGAGTGAGATGGATCTGGTCTTCGCTGAAGAGAAGTACAGCAAAACAGGACAGCTGGAGAAG GTTGTGGaactggtgacaggaggggCTCAAGTACCAGTGACCAATGAGAACAAAATCTTGTATCTAAATCTGCTTGCACAGTACAGGCTGGCCAATCAGGTTAGAGAAGAGGTGGATCACTTCCTGAAAG GTCTTAACGAGTTAGTTCCTGAGAACCTTCTGGCTATTTTTGATGAGAATGAGCTTGAG TTGCTTATGTGTGGTACTGGAGATATCAGTGTCTGTGACTTCAAGGCACACGCTGTAGTGGTAGGAGGATCTTGGCACTTCCGGGAGAAG GTCATGAGGTGGTTCTGGACCGTGGTCTCCAGTTTCACACAGGAAGAGCTGGCCAGGCTCCTTCAATTCACAACTGGCTcctcccagctgcccccaggagGGTTTGCTGCACTCTGTCCATCTTTCCAGATCATCGCAGCTCCAACTCACAGCACTTTGCCAACAGCCCACACTTG ttttaacCAGCTGTGCCTCCCTACTTATGACTCCTATGAAGAAGTGCACAAGATGCTGCAGCTAGCTATCAGTGAGGGCTGTGAGGGCTTTGGCATGCTGTGA